One genomic region from Borrelia hispanica CRI encodes:
- a CDS encoding phage terminase large subunit family protein, with the protein LTREYVRLRDNMENYFRIAPTRPKTNKHARIVSLLTPFSYNKMHLLDYSSRSVFSDIYSYNGDGKVHDDALDALSAAYLIMSLNYRDRSQHFTKFTFI; encoded by the coding sequence TTGACACGTGAATATGTTAGACTTCGAGATAATATGGAAAATTACTTTAGAATTGCACCAACAAGACCAAAAACAAATAAACATGCAAGAATTGTTTCTTTATTAACACCATTTAGTTATAACAAGATGCATTTATTAGATTATAGTAGTCGTTCTGTATTTAGTGATATTTATTCATATAATGGAGATGGCAAAGTTCATGATGATGCTCTTGATGCATTATCAGCTGCATATTTAATTATGTCTTTAAATTATCGTGATAGAAGTCAACATTTTACTAAATTTACTTTCATTTAG